In Rhodanobacter humi, the following are encoded in one genomic region:
- the prmC gene encoding peptide chain release factor N(5)-glutamine methyltransferase, with product MADVRTLLVAATARLGERVDAEALLLHVLRQPRSWLFAHADDALDTDVRTAFDALVARRAAGEPVAYLTGRRGFWTLELEVTPATLIPRPETELLVELALERLPRDMACRVADLGTGSGAIALALASERPQAQVVATDASVDALAVARRNAQRLGIANVRFVQGDWLAPLTGERFALVVSNPPYIEAADPHLAQGDLRYEPAAALASGADGLDAIRRIVADACAHLEPGGWLLFEHGWNQGDAARALLREAGYVQVFTAQDLEARDRVSGGRWGAA from the coding sequence GTGGCTGACGTGCGTACCCTGCTGGTCGCCGCCACGGCGCGACTTGGCGAACGCGTCGATGCCGAAGCGTTGCTGCTGCACGTGCTCCGCCAGCCGCGCAGCTGGCTGTTCGCGCATGCCGATGATGCACTGGATACGGACGTTCGGACGGCCTTCGATGCGCTGGTCGCGCGCCGCGCCGCCGGCGAGCCGGTGGCCTACCTCACCGGGCGACGTGGTTTCTGGACGCTGGAGCTGGAAGTGACGCCGGCCACGCTGATCCCGCGGCCGGAGACCGAACTGCTGGTGGAACTGGCGCTGGAACGCCTGCCGCGCGACATGGCTTGTCGCGTGGCCGACCTGGGCACCGGCAGCGGCGCGATCGCGCTGGCGCTGGCCAGCGAGCGTCCGCAGGCGCAGGTCGTCGCCACGGATGCGAGCGTCGATGCGCTCGCGGTGGCGCGTCGCAACGCGCAACGGCTGGGCATAGCCAACGTGCGTTTCGTCCAGGGCGACTGGCTGGCGCCGCTGACGGGCGAACGCTTCGCGCTGGTCGTGTCCAACCCGCCTTACATCGAAGCGGCCGACCCGCATCTCGCGCAAGGTGACTTGCGCTACGAGCCGGCCGCGGCGTTGGCCTCCGGTGCCGATGGTCTCGACGCCATCCGCCGCATCGTCGCCGACGCGTGCGCGCATCTGGAGCCCGGCGGCTGGCTGCTGTTCGAGCACGGCTGGAACCAGGGCGATGCCGCCCGCGCGCTGTTGCGCGAGGCGGGTTACGTGCAAGTGTTCACCGCGCAGGATCTGGAGGCGCGCGATCGGGTGAGCGGCGGGCGCTGGGGAGCCGCATGA
- the dxs gene encoding 1-deoxy-D-xylulose-5-phosphate synthase, with product MKDPARYPHLAAIEAPADLRRVPDEELPAVADELRQYLIEAVASSGGHFGAGLGVVELTVALHHVFDTPTDRLVWDVGHQCYPHKILTGRRERITTIKKKDGLAPFPRREESEYDTFGVGHSSTSISAALGMAIAAQHKGDHRKVVAVIGDGAMTAGMAFEALNHGGDVEPNMLVVFNDNGMSISENVGAMTKMMSRALASRRLNAVRERAKRAIPKQSFVGRFVKRWEEHAKGMFVPSTLFEELGFHYTGPIDGHNIPQLLAALRTVKNLPGPQLLHVITTKGKGYAPAEEAQIEYHAVGPFDPQAGLVKKNAPARPTYTDIFSDWLCDQAAADTRLLGITPAMREGSGLVRFSREYPERYFDVAIAEQHAVTLAAGMACEGAKPVVAIYSTFLQRAYDQAIHDVALQNLDVTFAIDRAGVVGPDGATHAGSFDLSFLRCLPNFVIMAPADENECRMMLSTGFQYAGPAAIRYPRGTGPGIAIRPELDTLPIGKAELRRRGHGLALLSFGAMLAPAAVIAGELDATLVNMRFVKPLDETLIVELAKTHDAFVTLEDNAIAGGAGSAVAECLAAHGIVKPILHLGLPDAYLEHGSREEVLSMAGLDLPGIRHAIHTRFPQLAGASLASAG from the coding sequence ATGAAAGATCCTGCACGCTACCCCCATCTGGCGGCCATCGAGGCGCCGGCCGACCTGCGCCGCGTCCCCGACGAGGAACTGCCCGCCGTCGCCGACGAGCTGCGCCAGTACCTGATCGAGGCCGTGGCCAGTTCCGGCGGCCACTTCGGCGCGGGGCTGGGCGTGGTGGAACTCACCGTGGCGTTGCACCACGTGTTCGACACGCCCACCGATCGCCTGGTGTGGGACGTGGGCCACCAGTGCTACCCGCACAAGATCCTCACCGGCCGGCGCGAGCGCATCACCACGATCAAGAAGAAGGACGGCCTGGCGCCGTTCCCGCGCCGCGAGGAGAGCGAGTACGACACCTTCGGCGTCGGCCACTCGTCCACCTCGATCTCGGCGGCGCTGGGCATGGCGATCGCCGCGCAGCACAAGGGCGACCACCGCAAGGTCGTCGCGGTGATCGGCGATGGCGCGATGACCGCGGGCATGGCGTTCGAGGCGCTGAACCACGGCGGCGATGTCGAACCGAACATGCTGGTGGTGTTCAACGACAACGGCATGTCGATCAGCGAGAACGTGGGCGCGATGACCAAGATGATGTCGCGTGCGCTGGCCAGCCGCCGGCTCAACGCGGTGCGCGAGCGCGCCAAGCGGGCGATCCCGAAACAGTCCTTCGTGGGCCGTTTCGTCAAGCGCTGGGAGGAACACGCCAAGGGCATGTTCGTGCCGAGCACGCTGTTCGAGGAGCTGGGCTTCCATTACACCGGCCCGATCGACGGCCACAACATCCCGCAGCTGCTGGCCGCGCTGCGCACGGTGAAGAACCTGCCCGGCCCGCAGCTGCTGCACGTGATCACCACCAAGGGCAAGGGCTACGCCCCGGCCGAAGAGGCGCAGATCGAGTACCACGCGGTGGGCCCGTTCGACCCGCAGGCCGGTCTGGTCAAGAAGAACGCGCCGGCCAGGCCGACCTACACCGACATCTTCAGCGACTGGCTGTGCGACCAGGCTGCGGCCGACACACGCCTGCTCGGCATCACCCCGGCGATGCGCGAAGGCTCCGGCCTGGTGCGCTTCTCCAGGGAATATCCCGAGCGCTACTTCGACGTGGCGATTGCCGAACAGCACGCGGTGACGCTGGCCGCGGGCATGGCCTGCGAAGGTGCCAAGCCCGTGGTGGCGATCTACTCCACCTTCCTGCAGCGCGCCTACGACCAGGCGATCCACGACGTGGCGCTGCAGAACCTCGACGTCACCTTCGCGATCGACCGCGCCGGCGTGGTCGGCCCGGACGGCGCCACCCACGCGGGCAGCTTCGACCTCTCGTTCCTGCGCTGCCTGCCCAACTTCGTGATCATGGCGCCGGCCGACGAGAACGAGTGCCGGATGATGCTCTCGACCGGCTTCCAGTACGCCGGCCCCGCCGCGATCCGCTACCCGCGCGGCACCGGCCCCGGCATCGCGATCCGCCCCGAACTCGACACCTTGCCGATCGGCAAGGCCGAGCTGCGCCGGCGCGGCCACGGCCTCGCCCTGCTCAGCTTCGGCGCGATGCTGGCGCCCGCCGCGGTGATCGCCGGCGAGCTCGACGCGACGCTCGTCAACATGCGCTTCGTGAAGCCGCTGGACGAGACGCTGATCGTGGAACTGGCGAAAACCCACGACGCCTTCGTCACCCTGGAAGACAACGCGATCGCCGGCGGCGCGGGCAGCGCCGTGGCCGAATGCCTGGCCGCGCACGGCATCGTCAAGCCGATCCTGCACCTGGGCCTGCCGGACGCCTACCTCGAACACGGCAGCCGCGAGGAAGTACTGAGCATGGCCGGCCTCGACCTGCCCGGCATCCGCCACGCGATCCACACCCGCTTCCCGCAGCTCGCCGGCGCCAGCCTCGCCAGCGCGGGCTGA
- a CDS encoding HNH endonuclease produces the protein MLMEVTNRADLYSTRVLSLDAAGRILDWISWQDAVCLYVRGAVAWTLGDPCLTVHGGHNRMLGAQSRLDLHPIVASTGHCHEHAIDPAPALTNTALFARDRHLCLYCGEHFNRGELTRDHVQPVSKGGRDEWENVVSACLACNLRKGSRTPQQAHMPLLAVPYRPSWVEHLILSNRNILADQMEFLVSHLPRDRRPQAA, from the coding sequence ATGCTGATGGAAGTCACGAACCGGGCCGACCTATATTCGACCCGCGTGCTGTCGCTGGACGCCGCCGGCCGCATCCTGGACTGGATCAGCTGGCAGGATGCCGTGTGCCTCTATGTGCGCGGCGCGGTGGCCTGGACGCTGGGCGATCCCTGCCTCACCGTGCACGGCGGCCACAACCGCATGCTGGGCGCGCAGAGCCGGCTTGACCTGCACCCCATCGTGGCCAGCACCGGCCACTGCCACGAGCACGCGATCGACCCCGCCCCCGCACTCACCAACACCGCGCTGTTCGCCCGCGACCGCCACCTGTGCCTGTACTGCGGCGAGCACTTCAACCGCGGCGAGCTGACCCGCGACCACGTGCAGCCGGTATCGAAGGGCGGCCGCGACGAATGGGAGAACGTGGTCAGCGCCTGCCTGGCCTGCAATCTCAGGAAAGGCAGCCGCACCCCGCAGCAGGCGCATATGCCGCTGCTGGCCGTGCCGTACCGGCCGAGCTGGGTGGAGCACCTGATCCTGTCCAACCGCAACATCCTGGCCGACCAGATGGAATTCCTGGTCAGCCACCTGCCGCGGGACCGGCGTCCGCAAGCCGCCTGA